From the genome of Desulfobaculum xiamenense, one region includes:
- the trxA gene encoding thioredoxin, with product MAAQVTDGNFEAEVLQCDLPVLVDFWAPWCGPCRAMGPVVDELANEFAGQIKVVKMNVDENQGTPSKYGIRAIPTLILFKGGEVLEQVTGAVSKSSIKEMISAKIA from the coding sequence ATGGCTGCGCAAGTGACTGACGGCAATTTCGAAGCTGAAGTTTTGCAGTGCGATCTGCCGGTGCTTGTTGATTTTTGGGCCCCCTGGTGTGGCCCCTGCCGTGCGATGGGTCCCGTTGTCGACGAGCTGGCCAACGAGTTCGCGGGCCAGATCAAGGTCGTGAAGATGAATGTCGACGAGAATCAGGGCACCCCGAGCAAGTACGGCATCCGTGCCATCCCCACGCTGATCCTGTTCAAGGGCGGAGAAGTTCTGGAGCAGGTGACCGGTGCGGTTTCCAAGAGCAGCATCAAGGAAATGATCAGCGCCAAGATCGCCTAG
- the tsaD gene encoding tRNA (adenosine(37)-N6)-threonylcarbamoyltransferase complex transferase subunit TsaD gives MSLTLGIETSCDETALALVDRGRLVAERIATQIDAHALFGGVVPELASREHLRVLAPLFDELLADAGIGPDDIANIAVARGPGLLGSLLVGLSFAKGLALATGARLVGVNHLWAHLTAPALEQEFEYPALGLLVSGGHTQTYLIRSPLEFEVLGRTLDDAAGEAFDKAAKTFNFPYPGGKYIDMLGRRAQPDHSMFPRPYVNNDNLDFSFSGVKTAVVNHVEAHPHLRLPRMPEPGEDVETILTEAGVLDEFSLVCSSYNWCIADALRIKVERALRTVADAGVRSLVVAGGVAANSVIRSTMTTLAETHGLRCVLPPLRLCTDNGAMIAIMGERLVNAGWCHDLDLEAIPRGRAVPWDYRRIVE, from the coding sequence GTGAGCCTGACGCTTGGCATTGAAACGTCCTGCGATGAAACGGCTCTGGCCCTTGTGGACCGGGGCCGTCTCGTCGCGGAGCGCATAGCCACGCAGATCGACGCCCACGCCCTGTTCGGTGGCGTGGTGCCGGAGCTTGCCTCGCGCGAGCATTTGCGCGTGCTTGCGCCGCTGTTCGATGAACTGCTGGCCGATGCCGGGATCGGACCCGACGACATTGCCAATATCGCCGTGGCGCGCGGGCCGGGGCTGCTGGGCAGCCTGCTGGTGGGCCTGTCGTTCGCCAAAGGGCTTGCGCTGGCCACCGGAGCGCGCCTTGTGGGCGTGAATCACCTTTGGGCGCATCTCACCGCTCCCGCGCTGGAGCAGGAATTCGAATATCCGGCCCTCGGGCTGCTGGTTTCCGGCGGCCACACGCAGACCTACCTCATCCGCTCGCCGCTGGAATTCGAAGTCCTCGGCCGCACGCTGGACGACGCAGCCGGTGAGGCCTTCGACAAGGCCGCCAAGACGTTCAATTTCCCGTATCCCGGCGGTAAGTACATCGACATGCTCGGTCGCCGCGCGCAGCCGGATCATTCCATGTTTCCGCGCCCCTACGTGAACAACGACAATCTTGATTTCAGCTTCAGCGGAGTCAAGACGGCCGTGGTCAATCACGTGGAGGCCCATCCGCATCTGCGCCTGCCCCGCATGCCGGAGCCGGGCGAGGACGTGGAGACCATCCTTACTGAGGCTGGCGTGCTGGACGAATTCTCGCTCGTGTGTTCCTCGTACAACTGGTGCATTGCCGACGCGCTACGCATCAAGGTGGAAAGGGCACTCAGGACCGTCGCGGACGCGGGCGTGCGCTCGCTTGTGGTTGCCGGTGGCGTGGCCGCCAACAGCGTGATACGTTCCACCATGACCACACTGGCCGAGACGCACGGACTGCGCTGCGTGCTGCCGCCGCTTCGGCTGTGCACCGACAATGGCGCCATGATCGCCATCATGGGTGAACGGCTCGTGAATGCGGGCTGGTGCCATGATCTCGATCTGGAGGCCATTCCGCGCGGCAGGGCCGTCCCGTGGGACTACCGCAGAATAGTTGAATAA
- the fbp gene encoding class 1 fructose-bisphosphatase, which yields MSQVTVTEHLLLHQKKSPMATGRFTSLLTELILSAKIISREVTKAGLVDVLGFTGETNVQGEKVRKLDEFANNVLIHRMRRSGVLCAMASEENGDLIHISGDLPRGDYILIFDPLDGSSNIDVNVSIGTIFSIYRRPLKKNGETPSMREVLQTCDKQICSGYFIYGSSTMMVYTTGEGVHGFTLDPSVGEFLLSHEDMKIPEQGRIYSVNEAYWNSWDPATKEVLAYFKSRENALGKPYSSRYIGSLVADFHRNLLYGGIFMYPSRILDNGERQGKLRLMCEAAPMAMLIEQAGGMATDGINRILDYQPTELHQRVPLFIGSKNDVETVRQIYLKHQEKK from the coding sequence ATGAGCCAGGTTACAGTTACCGAACACCTGCTTCTGCATCAGAAGAAATCGCCCATGGCAACGGGGCGGTTCACCAGCCTGCTTACGGAACTCATTCTCTCGGCCAAAATCATTTCCCGCGAGGTGACCAAGGCCGGACTCGTGGACGTGCTGGGCTTCACCGGCGAGACCAACGTCCAGGGCGAAAAGGTCCGCAAGCTCGACGAATTTGCCAACAACGTCCTCATCCACCGCATGCGCCGCTCCGGCGTGCTGTGCGCCATGGCTTCCGAGGAAAATGGCGATCTCATCCACATTTCCGGCGACCTGCCGCGTGGCGACTACATCCTCATCTTCGATCCGCTCGACGGCTCCTCGAACATTGACGTGAACGTCTCCATCGGCACGATCTTCTCCATCTATCGCCGTCCCCTCAAGAAGAACGGCGAGACGCCCTCCATGCGCGAAGTGCTCCAGACCTGTGACAAGCAGATCTGCTCCGGCTACTTCATCTACGGCTCGTCCACGATGATGGTCTACACCACCGGCGAGGGCGTGCATGGCTTCACCCTCGACCCGAGCGTCGGCGAATTCCTGCTCTCCCACGAGGACATGAAGATTCCCGAGCAGGGCCGCATCTATTCCGTGAACGAAGCCTACTGGAACTCCTGGGACCCGGCGACCAAGGAAGTGCTGGCCTACTTCAAGAGCCGTGAAAACGCGCTCGGCAAGCCGTACTCCTCGCGCTACATCGGTTCCCTCGTGGCGGATTTCCACCGCAATCTCCTCTACGGCGGCATCTTCATGTACCCCTCCCGCATCCTCGACAACGGGGAGCGGCAGGGCAAGCTGCGCCTGATGTGCGAGGCCGCGCCCATGGCCATGCTCATCGAGCAGGCTGGCGGCATGGCCACCGACGGCATCAACCGCATTCTCGACTACCAGCCCACCGAGCTGCACCAGCGCGTGCCGCTGTTCATCGGCTCAAAGAACGACGTCGAGACCGTCCGTCAGATCTACCTCAAGCATCAGGAGAAGAAGTGA
- a CDS encoding outer membrane protein assembly factor BamD, translating into MKTILRIIAAVSLTVMLTGCGYLDAYFIEPPEDTAQELFEAGKDAMTEKHYADAAGFFAKLKDRYPFSPYTPAAELALGDAYFMNEDYELAADAYSEFESLHPRHEEIAYVLFQIGKSRYKQFTSIDKPLEHVSEAIEYFQRVQETYPDTKYAKESAAYIVACRQYMADHEVYVADFYWRTERFRAAWQRYTAIAQNFQDLPEVAQYAQKRSTLAYMRFQKDSAELERERAQGSWKQWFEWL; encoded by the coding sequence ATGAAGACAATACTTCGCATCATCGCGGCTGTGTCCCTTACCGTCATGCTGACGGGTTGCGGCTATCTCGACGCCTACTTCATCGAGCCGCCGGAGGACACGGCGCAGGAGCTCTTCGAGGCTGGCAAGGATGCCATGACCGAGAAGCATTATGCCGATGCCGCCGGATTCTTCGCGAAGCTCAAGGATCGTTATCCGTTCAGCCCCTATACGCCCGCCGCGGAACTCGCCCTGGGCGACGCCTACTTCATGAACGAGGATTACGAGCTCGCAGCGGATGCCTACAGCGAATTCGAGTCCCTGCATCCCCGCCACGAGGAGATTGCCTACGTCCTCTTCCAGATCGGAAAGAGCCGTTACAAGCAGTTCACCTCCATCGACAAGCCGCTGGAGCACGTCTCCGAGGCCATCGAGTACTTCCAGCGGGTTCAGGAAACCTACCCCGACACCAAGTACGCCAAGGAATCCGCCGCGTACATCGTCGCCTGCCGCCAGTACATGGCCGACCACGAAGTCTATGTCGCGGACTTTTACTGGCGTACGGAACGCTTCCGGGCCGCATGGCAGCGCTATACGGCCATCGCCCAGAATTTCCAGGATCTGCCCGAAGTGGCCCAGTACGCGCAGAAGCGCTCGACACTGGCCTACATGCGTTTCCAGAAGGACTCTGCCGAACTGGAACGCGAACGCGCACAGGGAAGCTGGAAACAGTGGTTTGAATGGTTGTAG